The sequence TCTTCCAGTGCATGCATATCCAAACACTGCTGTTGCCCGGCAACCAAAGCGCCATATTATGGGATGGGGGGAATTATCATAGTCCTTCAGCTGTTTAATGATGCTTTGATGCTTAGAAATGACATTCAGTATGTTCagattttgaatatatattaattccTGATTAAACTGATAGTGCTCCTTAACAGCTTCACCTCTGCCTGCGCTCTTGAACTTTGACAGTGAAGTACAGAAAATCACATCTCTTCAGGAGGAGAACGAGCAGTTCAGACAGATGGTGAGATCTTCACTGATTTCTACTTGAGGTTGTCAGTAATGCCTGATGCAAATTCAGTGCTAAACATTGCTCTACATACAATATACAACACAAAATTGTGCAGTGATGCATTTAAAACGAAAGGGTATGGGATTCGCTTTCCGCCAAAAGTATCAGcagattttgcaaaaatgtaaaaagcatgaatcaaaacttaTCAAACTGGAACACAAATTCAAAATAATGTCTTCCTTGCTTTTATTGctctttctttttcattttgtgtACACTTATGCTGTTTTACCTTTTGCTCACGTTCTGCACTAGCTTCTTTAAATGTTTCTTCATTCGAATTTTATGTAAATGAGCGTGGTCTTAAGCATcaccattggtccactagttctagattgacagctcctccATCCAATCAATCAAGAGGAGaatttaaagtgatagttcaccctaaaataaacataaagtCCTCTTTTTATCACCCTGGAGTTGTTCTAATGCCGTTTCATTCTTTTATGGGCcacaaaagaagattttttaaaaaaaagttactcgCACTTGtccatataatggcagtgaatagcaACCAGCATCAAGCTTTTAAAAAAGGATGCTAAAGTATCACAGAATGATCCCATGTGACATGTGTCGTATATCCCAAGTGTTCTGAGGGTTTATGATGGGGTTTggtgaaaaacagcaaaatttaatgcattatttaatgaaaatccTGACCTTGGCTGTTGATCTTCTGTACGTTCATGAGACTCTATTAGTGCCACAAATAATTCAGATTCACCCTGAAAAACACACAAGTTGTGAGAAATCAAATATGCAACATGAGATACAATGCCTAGAAATCCCCAAAAAAGATTAGTTTACTTCAGAATtgaaatgtcctgataatttactcacccccatgtcatccaagatgttcatgtctttctttcttcatctgaaatgaaggtttttgaggaaaacattccaggatttttttccatatagtggacttcactggggttcaacgggttgaaggtccaaatgtcagtttcagtgcagcttcaaagagctctacatgatcccagacgaggaacaagagtctcatctagagaaacaatatgtcatttactaaaaaaataaacatttatatactttttaaccacaaatgctcatcttgcactgctctgcgatccgccacgcattacgtaatcatgttggaaagctCACGTTACTTTTGGTGGAAAATGAACCCCATAGAAGGGTGGTGATTTTATTCAGATGCATCTGTGTTTAATCAAATATCTCCGTTCGTTCCAGTTATTTGCCCTTCAAGGAGAATCACGACCAAAGAAAGACGAGGCGATGGTGCATCACAAACTCCCGCCGTACGTCCAGCACATGGACCGACTCGGCGACACTGAGCTGTGAGGAGACTGTAGGACTGCTATCATCCATTTGTTTTTATCCAACCATTTCACATTATATAGATGTTCACCAGTATGAACTGAAAATGAGACTGACGAGCGTTTGATCAGTGAATAAACATTCACTTGAAACGTAACTCCCTCACTATAGTCTTGATTTGTGTCTGTGATCATTTCTGTACATCACTGGGAATCAGGGTTGATTTAGGAAAAGaatatgaaatcaaaacttTGATATTCCAGCATAAATAGAGTTTGCACACAAATCAGGTTTCTGTTCCTGTTTCTGGAAGCTCTTTGTGAAGATCAAGTCAACGATTCTTGACCTCTTAGTTTTGAAGTAAAACTTAGTTGGCTGGAGAATAAAGACGTTCAGACTGGAAAAAGGAAAACCGGAGGAAGGGAAGTGAGCGGGAACATCAGGTAGTGTGTGGAGCGTGTGTTTTCAGAAACGTGAGCGATGTTTCATCTGTTTTCTCAGAGACCTGGTGTACAGTCAGAGGAACGTGAACATGAGCACACCGCCCAGAAACTTCTTCTACACCTTACTCCCTCAGGGCAGACGGGCTCCTGGGAAAACGGCCCCGGCGCCGCAGTCCTCGCCCACACAGGCCTCGCTGGGCCGGAAGGACGCCGCTGGCACACAGGTACATCCAGTGATATTTAAAAAgtctatatcagtgtcagtgtttctgaactccatcttgagttttcttcacaatattcctcattttaataattaatgcgCATattaaaggggcggggcctggttgagttagttagtagtgtgttgaaactggcagttaaggtaaggggcgggacatttcccaaacaccaatcacaacacactgctccagccgaccaatcagagcacactgtgcttttcagaaggaggggcttcatagagacaggaactaaacagagcgttactgacagactgggaagagaggagctgcaacaatggagaatatgaggaaaataagagcccaaaaacaacatcaagactttgtaaaaagggcataataggttaCCTTTGAGgtgtttgtaaatattttgtttttattttaatttcattaaaagttttagtgattttgttttgtcatttttattagttattatATGTCTctttagtttttattcatttttatttcagttttaggtaTTTTAGTAagctggtaacactttaaaataagtttccatttgttaacatgaaaaatacttctaaagaaTTGATCATTCTTAgttaatattaaagggttagttcacccaaaaatgaaaataatgtcattaattactcaccctcatgttgttccacacctgtaagaccttcattcatcttcagaacacaaattaagatatttttgatgaaatccgatggctcagtgaggcctgcatagagagcaatgacatttcctctctcaagatccattaatgtactaaaaacatgtttaaatcaggtcatgtgagtacagtggttcaatagtaatattataaagccacgagaatatttttggtgcaccaaaaaaataaataacgacttatttagtgatgggcgatttcaaaacactgcttcaggaagcatcggagcgttatgaatcagcgtgtcgaatcagcggttcggagcaccaaactcacgtgatttcagccgtttgacgcgatctgaatcatgatttgacacacTTATTTAtgatccgaagcttcctgaagcagtgttttgaaatcggccatcactatataagtcattatttagttttttggcgcgccaaaaatattctcgtcactttataatattaatattgaaccactgtactcacatgaactgatttaaatatgcaggcctcactgagccattggatttcatcaaaaatatcttaatttgtgttctgaagatgaatgaaggtcttacaggtgtggaacgacatgagggtgagtaattaatgacattattttcatttttgggtgaactaaccctttaaattcaacatttactaacacaTAATTAAAATAAGATAGCTATATACAGCAACAAACagcagtatttttattaactaattttaaatattaataaatactttaacatgcattaatgtattaactattGGGACCTTGTATAAGTGTTAcaaatgttgctttggcaactagataaaataaaatgctttttatattttatttatattaacattttatttcaagtaatgaaaatgttttcttatgtttcagttttagttaacgataatAACCCTGGTACATCCACGTTTAGATGAAGGAAAACCTGTTTCTGTTAATGAAGATTGGAGCTAGATGTATTACTCattcacttttcttttttttttttttaatttttacatttttgtttagtttctcaacatttttctgCTAATCTGAGTTTTTTTCTGTCTGTGATTTTCAGTATGCGAAAGCAAAAGATCCGCCTGTCGCGAAAGATGTGAAGACGCCGACTGTTTCCACGGTGATGGTGGATTCGGCCCCGGGTCATTCCCGACACAGAAGAGTGCATGACCacgagaaagagagaaaagagcTGCTCTCCAAACTCCCAGCACAGGTCCGAGAAAATATCCCACAGCGCCGAACAAagacctttctttctttccgtCTCCCTCTCTCTTCATGTTCAGTGCTTTTCTGCATTTTGCTcctcatgtgacactgacgcAACCGTAGCCAAACACTTGTTCAGTTGATTTGGTTCAGGATGTATTTTGGGGGATTTTAACATTTCCATGAGCCAAACCAACCAAAAGAAGCACTACTTTAACTTTATAACTATTTGAAACTCAGAAAAAAGACAGATTCAAGACATATTTgacatattatgtgttttaaggcaaaactattgttttttcatgagattttgCTTCCATAacttttcttctttcagactagtggaaagaaaacatccaaaatacacatttaagttttttattttattgcactttatctatttgcatctgtagatttcaattacaatCCATATTTTTAAAGGTCATGAGACTTCAACAGCTTTGCATTAACCAGACTTtagttttataacattttaGTTATAATTACTTGGTGAAAATGTATTGATTTATAGAGTGATAATCCAAAATCCCCTCTGTAACTCTATATGAAACAAGAACTTTGAACCTGACTTTATCCAATGTTAAGATTTCTGATAACATTTCTGGTACAATCCATTAgtttaacattaactaagattaataaatgctttggaAGAATTTTtcatagttcatgttaactaatgttggGAGTgctattattttaatatctgtCTAGAATGTTCCtatacataatcatatttctccATGTGTATTTTTGATTTCCACAGAGTTCAGAGAAAAAAACAGATTCGGATCCAGATTCTCAAACTGAAGCTCTTCCTGAGCAAATGGACTCCACCAATCAGACGCGAGTCTGTGAAGTGGGCGGAGCAGGAGTGGAGCAGCCCTTTATTAAACTGAGTCAGGAAGAGTATGGAGAACATCACTCATCCATCATGCACTGCAGGTGAGTGTGGACAGAGAGAGAACCTGTGACGCTTTTATACATGTTCATCTTTCTATAGTGCgtttaatgttgctgtttgagcataaataAATAGGATTTCTGTATGTTAATGAGCTCTGTTGTGATTTGCTAATATCTGCGTTCAGTGTCAGATGCTGAACACTAAATTGGTGTTGATATGGTCACGTGTTGAGGAATGTTTTAGTTTCGTCATATGAGCGTTTATTGTTTTTAGGGTGGACTGCTCGGGCAGAAAAGTGGCCAGTCTGGATGTGGACGGGGTGGTGAAGGTTTGGGCCTTCAATCCCATCATGCAAACCAAAGCCACTATTATGTCCAAGTCTCCGCTGCTCTCTCTGGAATGGGCGGCCAAACCTGACAGACTGGTAAATCGCAGCACTGTTCATGAATATACCCAGATAAATAGATTCAGATGGCATATACATTAACATTGCTTGCATTTTTAAGCAGTAAATGTTGCTAAAAAACAGTATTTGGTTGGTTTTATTGgtttatgtggtgtttttacTCTTGCAGCTGTTGCTCGGTAGTGGTGTCGGCACGGTGAGACTTTACGACACGGACGCCAAGAAGAGCCTGTACGAGATGACTATAGACACCGTCCACCCGCGGTGAGTCTTCAGATCACTAGGACtggcataaaataaaaaaatatctcaaCTAATGCCGTAAACTGATTTGGGTTTACTAAAAGTTAAAAGTAACAACTGATTTGTATACAAACATTCATTGCAaattgcacaataaaaaaataacattataataataacttaTGTTTCTACTCCAgatcgtgttttgaaactttttttaaaacctgacagatttattcaaacatacattaaatattgaagtaaaaatataatgaatatatttatcaaaatgctGTTCTCGAGTTATTTTTCTGGCTAACTAATAgtcactgaatggcttttctgtgGTAAATATGATGTTACGCGACAtgttgttttattgacgtctttccgggATTGAAACACACGAGACACgattcatttcagtaagttgttcTGTTTCtttcaacattccttctgatgttcattcatgtttatttggtgctgtaactagtagtaaagCAGAAGAGATGATCAATTCACATGCCGCTTGAACCGAGACACAGCATCGAAACTAAATTTATGCTTTGATTTTTATTGAtagaatttgaaagctgagactttgttaCATATCAAAAGTatcaaagcacaaagattattgcgctttattggatgggaggagctACAAATAATGTTTAGTGTCGTTTTCTTCATGCATCATGACTAAAAAGATCGAattttgggatttaagaatcgatatcggaATGAGAATCAAATTAAAATTGAGAAATCGATATTTCTACAGATTACCCACAATGCACCAGGATTTAAATCTCAGTTTCTACATGCAAGCTATTGTTGCATACTCTTTCACATACTATAATAAGTATTACACAGTATTTACGCAGTACGCTTGTGTGTGTTCAGGATCCTGTCGCTGGCCTGCAGTCCCAGCGGAACGTCGTTCGTTTGCTCCGCCGCGGCTCAAGCTGCTCAATCTGGTGTCGTGTCGGAGAGCGACGCACGAGGATCCGCTCCCGCATCCGGACATCTGCTGCTGTGGGACACCAAAACGGTCAAACAGCAGGTACTGAAGCAAAACGTCACCAACACAGAAATGCAACAACTGCACACTGGTTTTAATGAGGTTTATCGTGTTATTGCGCTCAGCTGCAGTTTTCGCTGGAGCCGGGCCCGGTCGCCATAAACTGCACGGCGTTTAACCACAACGGAAACCTGCTGGTGACCGGAGCCGCGGACGGCATGATACGGCTGTTCGGTAAGAAGGTTACGATAGTAAATATGTCCTAGTTTGTGGTCATAGTTCTGATTGCTTTGTGCACCTGTTTGTTGTTCAGTTGGTTATCTCCTCTGTATTTAAGTCCTCAGTTTTGTTCCACTCACTGTCCGGTATAAGTTTTTGCCCTAATCATTTAGGCTGCATTGGATCCACCTCTTCTTCTACTCCTCTTCTTTCCAAGCCTTTCCAAGTGGCTCATTTAATTTGCATGCTGAAATGTTTCTTTCTGCAGACATGCAGCGCTATGAGAGCGCGTTGAGCTGGAAGGCTCATGATGGTGAAGTGTACAGCGTGGAGTTCAGCTACGACGAGAACACGGTCTTCAGTATCGGAGAGGACGGGAAGGTGATGGGAATCTCTTTACGTGTTTATTGTCATCTGTTCTGTAATCTCTGATTATAGTCATTAACACTAATAATGACTTTGAGGCACAAGCGCTGATGATTTAATGCAGGGTTTGTGAGTTGATAAAAAGCTATTAtgctgttgaatgcttgaatctgattggttgacagaCATTCTAAGGTGTGCAGTTATTTTCAGGGAAgcagaaaaaaggaaaaaattaaacaaacaatGATAAATGTGACATCACCTTTAGAGTTTGATTCATTTCAGTGAATCAGTTCAAAGTTCTGATTCAACAATTCATTCATTTCTATATAGACACTTATTAAAAATTGCACGTTCATCTGATATTGTTGTATTTAAACATCATGTTGTGTTTGTTGTCAGTTTGTTCAGTGGAATATCCACCGCTGTGGCGTGAAACAGTCGGAGTACTCGCTATCCCAGGATGCCGTGGGGCCGTTTGTTCTGTCGGGCTACAGCGGATATAAACAGGTTCAGGTTCCACGCGGTCGTCTCTTCGCTTTCGACTCTGAGGGCCAACATGTTCTCACCTGCGCCAGTAATGGAGGAAATATATACCGGGTAAACACACATTCTTACAGACGAGTTCGGTTcagttctgtcatcatcattgttttgtttttaaatctttttttaaaattttatttaaggTTTTGTTGTTGAAGTGGGAAAATAACTactttaaacaaaaatgagagATGCTGCCTTGGCAACAAGTCGTCTTTAAATTTTATTTCggtgaacatttattttagttcaagtatcaaaaatgtttatttatggttttgaggacctattatgctcctatcaaaagatgtaatatcagtctctggtgtctccagaatgcgTCTGCGAAGTTtgagctcaaaatcccccacagatcatttattacagcttgtcaaatttgcccctatttgggtgtgagcaaaaacacactgtttttgtgtgtgtccctttaaatgcaaatcagctgctgctcccgccccctttccagaagaaggcggagctttaacaaagctggagaatctcacgcagccaaaatgaggattgtcagtaatggtgttcagccttacattgttcaaacatgctgtgaatggtctaatattttttctaaaatatcGCTCGGACAGAAACACTCCTTTTTTTAGCAATAGAGCTTTcatgttttctgggttggtagatgcaccagggactcgattatagcacttaaacactGAAAAAGTTTACATTACCCTTTAGTTAACGATAATAACCCTGTTATGAGTCTAACCTAATATCTTCTCTCCTCTTGTCTAGTTAAGCAAGGCATACGCAGGTCTTGAAAGCGTCTTGTCTCTCGGCGGTCATAAAGCGCCCGTCGTGACGGTTGATTGGTGCTCAGCGATGGACTGCGGCACGTGCCTCACCGCGTCTATGGACGGCAAGATCAAACTCAGCACGCTGCTCGCTCAGAAACCCTGACCGCAGAAATCAAGCACAACGGACCTGAAATTCCAGTGAGGAAGATGATGAAGACTGAAGCAGAATCTCTGCTAAAGTTTCACTCACATGATGTCTTATAAAACGGTCATCTCACAGAAGATCACTAGAATATCACAACAATCAATGTTACTGATTCAAAGACGATGAATTTACTCTTCCACAGAATGAACGTAAAACAGACCCTATAGATCCAGAGAATGTGTTTTTCACAAAGCGTTTGTTTATGTGCGAGTTAGTGATGTCTGGACATGTGGAGAAATGTTACTtgagaaacaaacaaatgacGAACAAATATGATTCAGTCAGGTCAGTGAGGAAGGGCATTAGCTTCACATTAATGTTTCTGTTCTTCTAAGATGATGTTTATTTCTTACTGTTGGAACCTTAAAATGCAGCTTAAccaagtaataaaatatatgatGTTCATACAATTTTTTTTGCATCTGTATCCTGTtgtacattcaaataaatatgatcAATTGACAAAATCCTGTACGTCATTTTAAGTGTGGTTTTAAGGAGCTCTGTTGAATTACACATACATGAAAAAGCAATGTAGTATTTGTATAAATGaatctgaaatatttttacagatcAGTCGATATCCCAGAGACCTACATGTATGTGTCAAAAAATGCACAGGATATACCttgaaatatgtttaaaaagaatgtctttgttttttaaaagaggTAAATTTTTCACTGGTACTTAAAATAAAAGGTCACAATAATGTCACactgaataaaactgaaaacaTTAATCATCCTTCATGCTGCTCACTGTTATTATAACGTAATTAAACTCAATGACCATTAAAATCTACAATAGAGTCATGACACCAAACTGTTATTGATTGGAAGCTGCCTATAGATTATCATATTCATCAACAAAAAAGGCATGACCACAAAGTGAGAATATCAGACATTCCAAGTAGGGATACATCGATATGAACATTTTGGccgataacattaaaaacaaaaatatcggctgataccgatatggtggccAATATATCAGGCTTTCCCAATTCCAAGATATTAGATTTACAATTCCAAAAGTAACAGCACAGGTAAAGTTTAACATATGCACtgctatataatataaattcttTTTCGCATTCTATTCTATTGTGACTCTATCGCACCTTTTTGTCTACGCTTATGTGCATACACTGCAATTATGGATAAACAACGTTATGAGATTAACACTTTAAATATACAATTTGgaatataaaatatgaaacgacagaaaatagaatataacatgaaactaaaaccgccagtaggtgtcGGCAAACAGTGCTGGGTtactgattacatgtaatctggatagtaatctaaaagtaacaaaaatagatactgtagataataataaaaagatagTAGTATATTGTAGTCTGATTATATTACCCAAccttaaatgtgtaatgtatTGCGTTACTAATTTTTGTCACGTAATTTGGAATCAATATCTAACTGATTTGCAAATAATCAACCCAACACTGTCAGCAAAATAAACTATATTAATCAGTCGTTTATTTAATCGATTCGTTCAATTCAGGAACTGACGTTTAATTGGACAAATAGAGCAAAAAAATAAGTCTGTCACGGACACTAGCCGTTAGATGCTCTTGCCCAAAGTTAGACATATAAATTAAACTTTATGAAAAGTAGACGtactaaaaaaaatcaataattgtTGCTAAACATTGACAGGGAATAACAGGGCAGTAACAAATAGCCTAGCCTAAGTTAGCCTACCTGAAGCAACAGCATCTTGCTGTTGAATTGATCGCCGATGGTATACTTCTTTTTTCTTGAAGGATTTCGAAATGTCCATTTCAATATTCAAACGATCAAGCCAAGTACTCTAGTGAAACACTAACAAACTCAGGAAATAGAGATAATTGCAAAAGATCTAATCTCATTGGCTGAATCGAATATAAGTTATCATCGATAGTTGGCCagtttacatgtcagtcagttCTACTAACCTCAGTGGGCGGTACCGAAGTAAATGAGTTTTacacattattatatatatatatatatatatatatatatatatatatatatatatatatatatatatatatatatgataataagtaaataatattcagatatatttaaatatatttaaatcagaatAGGCCTACACATCTAGTGCTATTGATATGTTTATCTATACTAAGAAtatctaaaaaaacatttataaaaaaatacatagaaAATTGTATGAACAAATACAGCATATATCATTACAGACTAAAATGCAAATGAAGGTGAAAAGATCtgcatgtcaagtcaagtcacctttatttatatagcgctttt comes from Chanodichthys erythropterus isolate Z2021 chromosome 22, ASM2448905v1, whole genome shotgun sequence and encodes:
- the wdr91 gene encoding WD repeat-containing protein 91; translation: MAAAVERTDDLVREYLLYRGFTSSLKHLDSEIKADKEKGFRVDKIIDQLQQLIQNYDLTGLKEYWAYLDRRLFSRLEDVYRPTVSKLRTSLYRFYVIHSVQTNKPEKTQEFFLKQALELQGQPEWRDWFALPFIPAPEQNPTFSPYFSRQWADTFLVSLHNFLSVLFQCMPLPALLNFDSEVQKITSLQEENEQFRQMLFALQGESRPKKDEAMVHHKLPPYVQHMDRLGDTELDLVYSQRNVNMSTPPRNFFYTLLPQGRRAPGKTAPAPQSSPTQASLGRKDAAGTQYAKAKDPPVAKDVKTPTVSTVMVDSAPGHSRHRRVHDHEKERKELLSKLPAQSSEKKTDSDPDSQTEALPEQMDSTNQTRVCEVGGAGVEQPFIKLSQEEYGEHHSSIMHCRVDCSGRKVASLDVDGVVKVWAFNPIMQTKATIMSKSPLLSLEWAAKPDRLLLLGSGVGTVRLYDTDAKKSLYEMTIDTVHPRILSLACSPSGTSFVCSAAAQAAQSGVVSESDARGSAPASGHLLLWDTKTVKQQLQFSLEPGPVAINCTAFNHNGNLLVTGAADGMIRLFDMQRYESALSWKAHDGEVYSVEFSYDENTVFSIGEDGKFVQWNIHRCGVKQSEYSLSQDAVGPFVLSGYSGYKQVQVPRGRLFAFDSEGQHVLTCASNGGNIYRLSKAYAGLESVLSLGGHKAPVVTVDWCSAMDCGTCLTASMDGKIKLSTLLAQKP